Proteins from a genomic interval of Medicago truncatula cultivar Jemalong A17 chromosome 3, MtrunA17r5.0-ANR, whole genome shotgun sequence:
- the LOC25488954 gene encoding calcium-dependent protein kinase 2 → MGCLLSKDKDSEPEHNNGGYRYGEHNHRNNHEQVNTSRTAPTSSYQPQIPTKPSSISAPSPKPLIKQDSNTILGKGLEDVKQFYTLGKELGRGQFGVTFLCTENSTGLLYACKSISKRKLVSKSDREDIKREIQIMQHLSGQPNIVEFKGAYEDRNSVHVVMELCAGGELFDRIIAKGHYSEKAAASICRQIVNVVNICHFMGVMHRDLKPENFLLASKDENALLKATDFGLSVFIEEGKVYRDIVGSAYYVAPEVLRRRCGKEIDIWSAGVILYILLSGVPPFWAETEKGIFDAILEGHIDFESEPWPKISDSAKDLVRKMLIQEPKKRITAAQVLEHPWIKDGNASDKPIDSAVLSRMKQFRAMNKLKKLALKVIAENMSEEEIRGLKAMFTNMDTDNSGTITYEELKAGLQRLGSKLSEAEVKQLMEAADVDGNGTIDCIEFITATMHRHKLERDDHLYKAFQYFDKDSSGFITRDELETAMKEYGMGDDATIKEIISEVDTIISEVDTDHDGRINYEEFCAMMRSGNQQQVKLF, encoded by the exons ATGGGGTGTTTGTTAAGTAAAGACAAAGATTCAGAACCAGAACACAACAATGGTGGTTATAGATATGGTGAACACAATCATAGAAACAATCATGAACAAGTCAACACATCAAGAACAGCACCAACAAGTTCTTATCAACCTCAAATACCAACCAAGCCTTCATCAATTTCTGCTCCAAGTCCAAAACCTCTTATCAAGCAAGACAGTAACACAATCCTAGGAAAAGGTTTGGAAGATGTGAAACAATTCTACACACTAGGTAAAGAATTAGGTAGAGGCCAATTCGGAGTAACGTTTCTATGCACCGAGAATTCAACTGGATTGCTTTATGCTTGCAAGTCAATTTCCAAGAGGAAACTTGTGAGTAAATCTGATAGGGAAGATATAAAGAGAGAGATTCAGATCATGCAACATTTGAGTGGTCAACCAAATATTGTTGAATTTAAAGGAGCTTATGAGGATAGGAATTCAGTTCATGTTGTTATGGAACTTTGTGCTGGTGGTGAACTTTTTGATAGGATCATTGCTAAAGGACATTATAGTGAAAAAGCTGCTGCTTCTATTTGTAGACAGATTGTTAATGTTgttaatatttgtcattttatggGAGTTATGCATAGGGATCTGAAACCAGAGAATTTCTTGTTGGCTAGTAAAGATGAAAATGCACTTCTTAAGGCTACTGATTTTGGTTTGTCTGTTTTCATTGAAGAAG GAAAGGTGTATCGCGATATAGTCGGAAGTGCTTATTATGTTGCTCCAGAAGTTCTTCGTCGTAGATGCGGGAAAGAAATAGATATATGGAGTGCAGGAGTTATACTATATATCTTACTTAGTGGTGTCCCTCCATTTTGGGCTG AGACTGAAAAGGGAATATTTGATGCAATATTGGAAGGTCATATTGATTTTGAAAGTGAACCGTGGCCTAAAATTTCAGACAGCGCCAAGGATCTTGTTCGTAAAATGCTTATACAGGAACCGAAGAAACGCATTACCGCTGCACAGGTTCTAG AGCATCCTTGGATTAAAGATGGTAATGCTTCTGATAAGCCAATAGACAGTGCAGTTCTTTCAAGAATGAAGCAATTCAGAGCTATGAATAAACTAAAGAAACTTGCATTGAAG GTGATTGCTGAGAATATGTCCGAAGAAGAGATCCGAGGTTTGAAGGCGATGTTTACAAATATGGACACAGACAATAGTGGTACAATCACCTATGAAGAACTAAAAGCAGGATTACAAAGACTTGGCTCAAAGCTTTCAGAAGCTGAAGTTAAGCAACTCATGGAAGCT GCTGATGTAGATGGAAATGGCACAATTGATTGCATTGAATTCATCACTGCTACAATGCATAGACACAAGTTAGAAAGAGATGACCATCTTTACAAGGCATTCCAATATTTTGACAAAGACAGCAGTGG GTTTATTACAAGAGATGAACTGGAAACAGCCATGAAAGAATATGGTATGGGAGATGATGCCACAATCAAGGAAATTATATCTGAAGTTGATACAATTATATCTGAAGTGGACACAGATCAT GATGGTAGAATCAACTATGAAGAATTCTGTGCAATGATGAGAAGTGGAAACCAACAGCAAGTTAAGCTATTCTAA
- the LOC25488955 gene encoding benzyl alcohol O-benzoyltransferase, producing MALLSSSSLMFTVRRCQPQLVPPAAPTPREFKILSDIDDQKSLRCNILLIFIYHHEPLMTKKDPVKVLRHALSQVLVHYYPFAGRIREGVGQKLMVDCTGEGVMFIEAEANVTLDDFGDGLHPPFPCVDELLYDVPDSVLNIDRPIRLIQVKLYYFSHPLNFTGLTFNLITVFLNGGLISS from the coding sequence ATGGCTTTACTATCCTCTTCATCTCTAATGTTCACTGTGCGAAGGTGCCAACCACAGCTGGTACCTCCAGCTGCACCCACTCCTCGTGAATTTAAAATACTATCTGACATAGATGATCAAAAAAGTCTCCGTTGCAATATTCTTCTCATCTTTATCTATCATCATGAACCATTAATGACAAAGAAAGACCCTGTTAAGGTTCTTAGACATGCACTCTCACAAGTACTTGTGCATTACTATCCATTTGCGGGAAGGATTAGGGAAGGAGTTGGACAAAAGTTAATGGTGGATTGTACTGGTGAGGGTGTCATGTTCATTGAAGCTGAAGCTAATGTAACACTTGATGACTTTGGTGACGGTTTGCATCCCCCATTCCCATGCGTCGATGAACTTCTATACGATGTTCCAGATTCGGTACTAAATATTGATCGTCCCATTCGACTTATACAGGTCAAGTTATATTATTTCTCACATCCTTTAAATTTTACAGGCCTCACTTTTAACTTAATCACCGTTTTTCTCAATGGAGGATTGATATCATCATAG
- the LOC112420157 gene encoding uncharacterized protein, with protein sequence MVQNEYRVDAEKKKRGVFGVSDNTTILANQAAINKQLEALTKHVQGLTMAKQTQQVAAIRCVFCAEGRANGECEPEGVSEEANYLRNYPKVHPYSNTYNPVPKATKKGDEVVVEEVNNGVVEKNVEDVVVEKESDHGVVENERKKKNDEGEKSEPLIDVNSILRKSKSQLLKDGDKPQEIPSYVKLPYSHLSKKKKKEERQFTKFMELFSQLQVNIPFSEALDQMSVYAKFMKDLLTGRRRPKDDENIALSENCSAILQRKLPPKLKDPGAFTIPCTIGKVSMGRALCDLGASINLMPLSMMKKLKCGEPKPTRMTLTLADRSNSYPYRVLEDVLVRVNDLVFPADFVILDMADDEEMLVLLGIPFLATGRALIDVERGELMSRFQNEQVIFNIFEVMKHRNIEMKIHNVTEWTWLMKRDILSKETLNQVKG encoded by the exons ATGGTCCAAAATGAATACCGTGTTGATgcggagaaaaagaaaaggggcGTTTTTGGGGTTAGTGACAATACCACCATCCTAGCTAACCAAGCAGCAATCAACAAACAGTTAGAAGCTTTAACCAAGCATGTCCAAGGGTTGACCATGGCCAAACAAACTCAACAAGTAGCTGCAATCAGGTGTGTTTTCTGTGCTGAGGGGCGTGCAAATGGTGAATGTGAACCAGAAGGAGTGAGTGAAGAAGCCAATTACTTGAGAAATTATCCAAAGGTCCACCCTTATTCTAACACCTACAACCCAG TTCCAAAAGCTACAAAGAAGGGTGATGAAGTAGTAGTGGAGGAAGTTAATAATGGTGTAGTTGAAAAGAATGTTGAGGATGTTGTAGTTGAAAAAGAGAGTGATCATGGTGTAGTTGAAaatgaaaggaagaaaaaaaatgatgaggGAGAAAAAAGTGAGCCTTTAATAGATGTGAATTCAATATTGAGGAAGTCTAAGAGCCAATTGTTGAAAGATGGAGACAAACCACAAGAGATTCCATCATATGTGAAGCTTCCTTATTCTCATTTgtctaaaaagaagaagaaggaggaaaggcAATTCACGAAGTTCATGGAACTATTCTCTCAGCTGCAAGTTAACATACCTTTTAGTGAAGCTCTTGATCAAATGTCGGTGTATGCTAAATTCATGAAAGATTTATTAACCGGAAGAAGGAGGCCTAAAGATGATGAAAATATAGCCTTATCTGAGAATTGTAGTGCCATCCTCCAACGAAAGCTCCCTCCTAAATTGAAAGACCCTGGAGCGTTTACGATTCCTTGTACCATTGGGAAGGTCAGTATGGGAAGAGCTCTTTGTGATTTGGGAGCAAGCATAAATCTGATGCCTCTCTCCATgatgaagaaattaaaatgtGGGGAACCAAAACCTACAAGAATGACTCTCACTCTAGCTGATCGGTCAAACTCATATCCTTACAGAGTGCTGGAAGATGTTCTAGTGAGAGTGAATGACTTGGTATTTCCAGCTGATTTCGTGATATTGGACATGGCTGATGATGAAGAGATGCTTGTGTTGTTAGGGATACCTTTTCTAGCAACTGGCAGGGCACTTATTGATGTGGAAAGAGGAGAATTGATGTCGCGTTTTCAAAATGAGCAAGTGATATTCAACATTTTCGAAGTTATGAAGCATAGAAATATAGAAATGAAAATCCACAATGTTACCGAGTGGACGTGGTTGATGAAAAGGGATATTTTGTCAAAAGAGACTCTAAATCAAGTCAAAGGTTaa